The nucleotide sequence CCAAAACTGATTGAGGGAGCAACAGCATCCATTACCCTGAATGTTGATACTTTCTCTGCCACATCCTCGAGATAGGGCTCACACTCCTTTGCTGAATATCCAGACAGTAAAAGTGCAAACTCATCGCCCCCTACCCTGAAAAGGTTTGGACAATCAGGGAAGGTTTCCCTCAAAAGGGTAGCAACCTGTTTAAGGATTCTGTTCCCTTGCTCCCGCCCGAAGGCCTCGTTGATGATCCTGAGACGATTCATATCGGCAAATACCACACACAAGGGGAGATTTCCCTCAAGGGATATGCTGCTGATAACCCGCTCGAATTCTACCCGATCATAAAGATCGGTGAGTGCATCATGGGTAGAGACATACAGAATCCTCTTCTCCGCCAGCTTTCTCTTGGTGATATCGACAGTCATGCAGAGACTGTTTCTATCAACTAACGCATCATCAGGAAATACACAGAGGGAAAGACTGGCCCAGATGGTTGATCCATCCTTCTTCAAGAAACGCTTATCGAGGGTAAAGGAATCCTCTTCCCCAGTGAACATCTTCTGCGTGATTTGGTTACTCATCTGTACATCCTCAGGATGCGAGAATTCTGCCCATGTATGACCAAGCATCTCCTCTCTGGTATATCCCAAGATATCTAAATAACTCTGGTTGATACTTTGAATCTTCCCTGTTCTGAGATTGGTAAGAGACATCCCGATCGGTGCTTTTTCGAAGATGGTCTTGAATTGATGTTCGCTTTTTCTCAGTGAAGCAATATCTTCCACACGGTAGACCTGGCTGAAGAGAAGGAGACAAAGCAAGTATGTTCCAATAGGATAGAAAACAAGAATGGGAAGTGTCATTACCGAGAATACTTGGCCTCGCACCGAGAAAGGCAGGAGGAACATGCACAAAAGCATAATGATGTGATCAAAAAGGCCCAAAAGATAGAATTCAATATTGATATGGCTACGTTTCTCGAGAACCAATGCATAACGGAAATGATGCCAAAGAACTCCAATAATCGTACTGGTTATAATCGTCGCCAAACCAGCATAGACACCACTTCCACCACTGAGAATCCTATAAGTAGCCATCAAAGAACTTCCGATGACGGTGGGGATCACCCCAAACACCATGCCTGAAACAACAATGAGAATTGAACGAGAATCGAAAACAACGCCTTTCTCAAGAATGAACGGGTTAAGCATCACCAAAATCCCAACCACACCGATAACGACCCCGATCACAATATGATATGAGTACATTTTTGTTGGGTTTCTAAATGGATAGGTAGTAAAAAACACACTGAGGGTTAAGAGCATGGCAATGTTGAATAATACATTGACCATTATGATTCCCTCATGAAGGGGGTAAAGAGACACACGTGGTTCCTTCCCGACTCTTTTGCTTTGTATAGGGCAATATCAGCTTTGCTGATCAGGGAGGAGGAAGACAGATCAGGGCCTTCTACCTGGGCAACACCGATTGAAATATGAATATTCAATGTAAGATCCTGGAAGAAGAATGCCTCTGAAGCAACCCTCATTCTCAGCTCCTCAGCGATTTGCACCGCCTCCTCATCACTCTTATTTGTCACCGCGATGACAAACTCATCTCCACCGTATCGTGCAATTGCCTTGCTGTGTTTGATAACCTCTTTGGCACGGACTGCAAATTCCTGAAGCACCGCGTCCCCTGCCAGGTGACCGTGGGTGTCATTGATCTCCTTGAAGTGGTCGATATCACAGATCAGGATGTGGGCTTTCCCCGCTTCCTGCAGATGCAGGGAAACACGTTGCAGGAAGTATCGACGATTATACAAACCGGTAAGTGGATCTACATTGGAGAGATCCCTGAGTTGTTTATGGAGGTTCCTTCTTTCAGTGATATTGATGATCATCACTGTCACCGCCCGTTGTCCTTGATACGGTTTCTCCAACGGATACATCCTAGCCTCAAACCACTGATTTCCACCAGGTCCATTCTTGGTGGTTAGGGTTACATCCTCGGTTTCCAGTTGATAGTCGAAGGAGTTGAGCATTCCTGATTCCAGGGTATGGTGTACTTGGTCCATGAAAAAGTCGGCAAAAGCCTTGGGCATAAAGGAGTAGATGTTCTTTCCCTTGAGGGGAAGTCCATCATCATAGAGAGAGCGTTCCGTTCCTCCGAGTACTTCAAGATACGTTCCATCCTCACCCACGACAATAAATGGATCTGGAATGGTGTTGAACAACGACCTTGAGATGTCATCAAGTAGAGGAATACTCTGTTCTAGTTGCTCCTTCGTTTTCATACTCCTCATGGTAGTGTGCAAAGCGAAGGAATTCAATTGGCTTGTACGATAAATTGCATGAAAGAAGACAAAGGGGGGGCTTCCCGACACAACTCAGAAAGCCCCCAGAGCGAAGCAACACAACGTATTACACTGAATACAGAAGTGACTCGTAGGTAGGAATCGGCCAATACTGTTGGTCGGTGAGGAGCTCGGCAGTATCACACAGGGAGCGGACCTGTGCCATCTGGGAGAGGACCGTATCATGATAGAAGTGGCTCTCACTGCTTATATCTTCCACCATCCTCGCTTCCAGAAGCTGCTGCTCCAGCAGTGACACTTCCTTATCCAAACCATCAGCAAGATTACTCAGCTCAGTGATTAACCCAGCCTCGTAGGAAAGGGGGAGAGAGGAGACTGCTGCTTTTTTATCCAGGAAGCTCTTTGCCAATATCCCGCTGAATGCACTCAATGCAGGGAGCACTTGCTTTCTCATCATATCGACAAGTGTAAGTGCTTCGATATTGATCGTCTTACAGTAGTTTTCCAGGACGATTTCATACCGGCTATGCATCTCTGAGGAGGAGAGTACCCCGAACTTCTCAAAAAGCGCGATGTTTTTCGCATGGATGAAGGTAGGAAGGGCTTCGGGGGTGCTAACCAGATTCAACAACCCTCGCTTATTTGCCTCATCAACCCACTCAGGTGCATAGTTGTTGCCATTGAACACGATTCTTCGATGTTTACTGTAGGTCTCTTTCACCAATGTAGAGAGGTCACAGGCAAAATCCTTGGACTTCTCCAACTGGCTGGCAAAACGGGAAAGTTGCTCTGCAATAATCGTATTCAAGACAAAGTTGGGACCGGAGACCGAGAACGAGGAGCCAAGCATACGGAACTCGAACTTGTTGCCGGTAAAGGCAAACGGACTGGTACGGTTTCGGTCGGTGGTATCCTTGGGGAATGGCGGAAGGAGATTTACGCCGAGGAGCATGGAGGATCTCTCCTTGTTCGGACAATCAGTTCCATCAGCAAGGGAATCGAGGATCTCTGTCAGTTCCTCCCCAAGGAACATGCTGACAATGGCCGGCGGGGCTTCGTTTGCACCGAGGCGGTGGTCATTCCCTGCACTGGCTACCGAAACACGAAGCAGGTCCTGGTACTCATCCACAGCCGCGATTACCGCGACAAGGAAGAGGAGAAACTGTGCATTGTCCTTGGGGTTGTCTCCCGGTTCCAGAAGATTCAGTCCCGTGTCGGTCGAAATTGACCAGTTGTTATGCTTACCAGAACCATTCACCCCAGCAAACGGTTTCTCATGCAGCAAACAAACAAGACCATGCTTGTCAGCGATCTTCTTCATCATCTCCATGGTCAGCTGGTTCTGGTCGACGGCAAGGTTGCTTGTGGTAAAGACTGGAGCAAGCTCATGCTGGCTGGGAGCGACCTCGTTATGCTCGGTCTTTGCAAAGATGCCAAGCTTCCAAAGCTCCTCATCCAGTTCCTGCATGAAGGCAGAGACACGACTCTTGAGATTGC is from uncultured Sphaerochaeta sp. and encodes:
- a CDS encoding HD domain-containing phosphohydrolase, producing MVNVLFNIAMLLTLSVFFTTYPFRNPTKMYSYHIVIGVVIGVVGILVMLNPFILEKGVVFDSRSILIVVSGMVFGVIPTVIGSSLMATYRILSGGSGVYAGLATIITSTIIGVLWHHFRYALVLEKRSHINIEFYLLGLFDHIIMLLCMFLLPFSVRGQVFSVMTLPILVFYPIGTYLLCLLLFSQVYRVEDIASLRKSEHQFKTIFEKAPIGMSLTNLRTGKIQSINQSYLDILGYTREEMLGHTWAEFSHPEDVQMSNQITQKMFTGEEDSFTLDKRFLKKDGSTIWASLSLCVFPDDALVDRNSLCMTVDITKRKLAEKRILYVSTHDALTDLYDRVEFERVISSISLEGNLPLCVVFADMNRLRIINEAFGREQGNRILKQVATLLRETFPDCPNLFRVGGDEFALLLSGYSAKECEPYLEDVAEKVSTFRVMDAVAPSISFGLYVVEDASFDLNEAVKLAEKHLATQKLLDSHQMQGKAVYAIINTLHEKNKREEAHSRRVSELSEQLGRAYGLSERLCNELRLVGLLHDIGKIAIAENILNKDGKLSPLEWEEMKRHAEIGFRILSSVEDMQAFAPYVLAHHEHFDGTGYPKAIRGESIPLQSRMIAITDAFDAMTSERTYRKAVSAGEAAKEIKKCAGTQFDPLLAKLFIEQVLALSYNQL
- a CDS encoding diguanylate cyclase, with the translated sequence MKTKEQLEQSIPLLDDISRSLFNTIPDPFIVVGEDGTYLEVLGGTERSLYDDGLPLKGKNIYSFMPKAFADFFMDQVHHTLESGMLNSFDYQLETEDVTLTTKNGPGGNQWFEARMYPLEKPYQGQRAVTVMIINITERRNLHKQLRDLSNVDPLTGLYNRRYFLQRVSLHLQEAGKAHILICDIDHFKEINDTHGHLAGDAVLQEFAVRAKEVIKHSKAIARYGGDEFVIAVTNKSDEEAVQIAEELRMRVASEAFFFQDLTLNIHISIGVAQVEGPDLSSSSLISKADIALYKAKESGRNHVCLFTPFMRES
- a CDS encoding glutamine synthetase III; translated protein: MKERADQYFGSMVFGDEKMREYLSKDTYRQLKETIRVGKELNLEIANQVAHAMKEWAMAEGATHYCHWFQPMTSITAEKHESFLVPSSEGTALMEFSGKELIKGEPDASSFPSGGLRATFEARGYTAWDPSSYAFIKENTLCIPTAFCSYSGEVLDKKTPLLRSMEVISREAIRILKLFGRSDVKRVVTTVGPEQEYFLVDKDLYLQRKDLIHTGRTLVGARPPKGQELEDHYFGNLKSRVSAFMQELDEELWKLGIFAKTEHNEVAPSQHELAPVFTTSNLAVDQNQLTMEMMKKIADKHGLVCLLHEKPFAGVNGSGKHNNWSISTDTGLNLLEPGDNPKDNAQFLLFLVAVIAAVDEYQDLLRVSVASAGNDHRLGANEAPPAIVSMFLGEELTEILDSLADGTDCPNKERSSMLLGVNLLPPFPKDTTDRNRTSPFAFTGNKFEFRMLGSSFSVSGPNFVLNTIIAEQLSRFASQLEKSKDFACDLSTLVKETYSKHRRIVFNGNNYAPEWVDEANKRGLLNLVSTPEALPTFIHAKNIALFEKFGVLSSSEMHSRYEIVLENYCKTINIEALTLVDMMRKQVLPALSAFSGILAKSFLDKKAAVSSLPLSYEAGLITELSNLADGLDKEVSLLEQQLLEARMVEDISSESHFYHDTVLSQMAQVRSLCDTAELLTDQQYWPIPTYESLLYSV